A stretch of the Conger conger chromosome 3, fConCon1.1, whole genome shotgun sequence genome encodes the following:
- the si:dkey-111f13.5 gene encoding uncharacterized protein si:dkey-111f13.5, translating into MEREKELAVEEACEALRTRVLREAAEIGRREKEALRAEAQERLTQHVQEVERRVRGECETEARRDRQTLQDRHTHALNQLHVRIEQLQDRLDCVTREKMQYETEFKKVQCSYRQFVDLTDSSLHSDYLLKLRRLGREPGLTEAEVQTDDIITVRPTPWPLSHRKLH; encoded by the exons atggagagggagaaggagctgGCCGTGGAGGAGGCCTGCGAGGCCCTGCGGACCCGGGTCCTGAGAGAGGCGGCGGAGATCGGGCGGAGGGAGAAGGAAGCCCTCCGGGCCGAGGCTCAG GAGAGACTGACGCAGCACGTgcaggaggtggagaggagggtgaggggggagtgTGAGACGGAGGCAcggagggacagacagacgctgcaggacagacacacacacgcgctgaaCCAGCTGCACGTCAG AATCGAGCAGCTGCAAGACCGTTTGGACTGTGTCACCAGGGAGAAGATGCAATATGAGACAGAGTTTAAG aaggtgCAGTGCAGTTACAGGCAGTTTGTTGACCTCACTGACTCCTCCCTCCACTCGGACTACCTGCTGAAGCTGCGTCGCCTGGGCCGGGAGCCGGGCCTGACCGAAGCCGAGGTCCAgactgatgacatcatcaccgtGCGCCCAACTCCCTGGCCTCTCTCCCATAGGAAACTGCACTAA
- the wrap53 gene encoding telomerase Cajal body protein 1 → MSAVAGAGDSGSVTGAGQEAEGDGEPPQPPSVPQGPEPEEEEVEEELPPAAKQPRLEEAVEVALACNSQLPAEPGDGEDGGCDHSLQLQDTAVEEASVPTPELGEGEGVGEREEDRPHNGQQTPTMMEGREEEEGREEEERDEIQDSELSPQEGQNLGLDLNRAPQMLTGAWAEYTSSPENYLKGCKWAPDGSCILSNSADNVLRVYNLPPELYSNDWELLTEMTPVLRMAEGDTIYDYCWYPKMSSLDPTTCFIASSSRDNPVHIWDAFYGDLRATFRPYNHLDELTAAHSLCFSPDGSQLYCGFDKMVRVFYTDRPGRDCEERPTTVKKQGQGGIISCVAFSPSQSLYACGSYSRTAGLYSCRDGDLLALLPSRPHGGVTHLRFSPDGTRLYTGGRKDQEILCWDLRDPGHILFSLNRNVSTNQRIYFDLDPSGQYLLSGNTEGVVSVWDTSVAPSGSEAVLQPQLQFQAHTDCTNGISVHPYMPLLASSSGQRQFCWPEGSGQDSDSDSDSEAVMAPQRGRHDNALAIWWAGPLGSANEGGQEVELPASEV, encoded by the exons ATGTCAGCCGTAGCAGGTGCAGGTGACTCTGGAAGTGTTACAGGGGCAGgacaggaggcagagggggacgGCGAGCCACCCCAGCCTCCCTCTGTACCCCAGGGTCCGGagcctgaggaagaggaagtagAGGAAGAGTTGCCCCCGGCTGCCAAACAACCGCGCCTGGAAGAGGCAGTGGAAGTGGCTTTGGCCTGCAATTCCCAACTGCCCGCTGAGCCTGGGGACGGGGAAGATGGCGGCTGTGACCACTCTCTACAGCTGCAGGACACCGCTGTGGAGGAAG CATCGGTGCCGACCCCGGagctgggagagggagagggagtgggagagagagaggaagacaggcCACATAACGGACAGCAGACCCCCACAATgatggagggaagagaggaggaggagggaagagaggaggaggagcgagATGAAATCCAGGATTCAGAGTTGAGCCCGCAGGAAGGCCAGAA CCTGGGTCTGGATTTAAACCGAGCCCCCCAGATGCTGACTGGTGCCTGGGCTGAGTACACTAGCTCTCCAGAGAACTACCTCAAGGGATGCAAGTG gGCTCCTGATGGATCTTGTATCCTGTCCAACAGCGCTGACAACGTGCTCCGTGTTTACAACCTCCCGCCGGAGCTCTACAGCAACGACTGGGAGCTGCTGACTGAGATG ACTCCAGTGCTGAGGATGGCAGAGGGGGACACCATCTATGACTACTGCTGGTATCCCAAGATGAGCTCCCTCGACCCCACTACCTGTTT CATTGCCAGCAGCAGTCGTGACAACCCAGTGCACATTTGGGACGCCTTCTACGGTGACCTTCGAGCGACCTTTCGACCCTACAACCACCTG gacGAGCTGACTGCGGCtcactctctgtgtttctctccggACGGCTCCCAGCTGTACTGCGGCTTTGATAAGATGGTGCGGGTCTTCTACACCGACCGCCCCGGGCGTGACTGCGAGGAGAGACCCACCACGG TGAAGAAGCAGGGGCAGGGTGGCATCATCTCCTGCGTGGCGTTCAGCCCGTCCCAGTCCCTGTACGCCTGCGGCTCGTACTCCCGTACGGCGGGGCTCTACTCCTGCCGGGACGGGGACCTCCTGGCCCTGCTGCCCTCCCGACCCCACGGGGGCGTCACGCACCTGCGCTTCTCCCCGGACGGGACCCGCCTCTACACCGGGGGCCGCAAG gatcAAGAGATCCTGTGCTGGGATCTGCGGGATCCGGGGCACATTCTTTTCTCCCTGAACAGGAATGTCAGCACCAACCAGAGGATCTACTTTGACCTGGACCC gtcAGGACAGTACCTGCTCAGTGGAAACACCGAGGGGGTAGTGTCCGTTTGGGACACCTCTGTTGCCCCTAGTGGCAGTGAAGCCGTACTGCAACCCCAGCTTCAGTTCCAGGCCCACACAGACTGCACCAATGGCATcag tgtgcACCCCTACATGCCCCTGTTAGCCTCCTCCAGTGGGCAGAGGCAGTTCTGCTGGCCGGAGGGCAGCGGGCaggactctgactctgactcagaCAGCGAAGCCGTGATGGCGCCCCAGCGAGGTCGTCACGACAACGCCCTCGCCATCTGGTGGGCGGGGCCTCTCGGCTCGGCCAatgagggggggcaggaggtgGAGCTGCCGGCGTCGGAGGTCTAA